The DNA region GCTTCACCGGCGTCCTCGGCCTCAATCTCGAGGGCTTCCGCGATCTCGGCACCGAGGCTGCCGCCGCTTTCAACGAACGTGCGCTGATGGCCGAAGCGCGAAACCCCGTCCGCTATGCCACCTACTCCGCCCACCAGAGCTATGGGCGGATATTCACCCCACTGAAGCTGCCCTGGAAATACATCGCAGGGCGCGAAGGAGACAACGATGGGCTGGTGTCTGTGACTTCGGCCGCCTGGACGGACCGATTGGGATCGAAGAAGGTGCGCCATAAAGCCTTTCCCGTCCCCGCCGACCACCTCAACGAACTGGCCTGGTGGGAGCCGTGCGAATTGCGCGCTCCCCGGCAGGCGCGAAGGCTCTTCAAGAACAAAGTACGCGGTATCTACCTCGAAATGGTTCGTGACGCCGAGCGGGAAGGATGATCCGTCTCGAACGGATGTCACCCTCGCGCAGTATACCATCCCCCGAACTTGACACGGCTTGACACGACACTACCCACTCCATACCTTGATTGAGTTCGAATGGTATATACCGTGTATCCTGGATCGTGCAGATGGTACGCATGATCCCGGCGGGATCCGGGTCGCACAATCGCCGTTCGTGCGGCGGATTCATGGAGTTTCTTGCATGGGCGAGACTCGACAGGACGGGGCGGAAAGCGGCGTGACGCTGGAACTGAAGATCCCTAGCAATCCCGATCTGACCGCGGAGGTGGACCGCCGTATAGAGGACCTGACTGCAAGGGTCGGCTTCGACCAGGGAACGCGCGGCGACATCATGATCGCCGTGAACGAAGCGGTCAAGAACGCGATACTTCATGGAAACGGGTGCGACGAATCCAAGCAGGTCGTCATATCCTGTAAATGCAATTCGGAACTGTTCCGTATCCACATCTGCGACTGCGGCGGAGGATTCGATCCCGAATCCCTGCCGGACCCACGAAACCCGGACAACCTGCTCAAGGAGAATGGCCGGGGCATCTTGATGATCAAGTCCCTCATGGACGAAGTCGAGTTCGATATCACAGAGCACGGCACCAGCGTGACCCTGATCAAGTACGGCCACTGAGGAGCGTCCATGCAAATCGTCGAACTTCGCAGCGACACCATGACCCGTCCGACGCCGGCCATGCGCCGCGCCATGGCGAATGCCGAGGTCGGCGACGACTGTTTCGGCGAAGACCCATCGGTCAACCGGCTGGAAGAAGCCATGGCCGCCCTGCTCGGCAAGGAAGCCGGCCTCTTTGTCACGAGCGGCACGCAGGGCAACCAGCTTGCCGTCCGGTCGCAGACCCATCACGGCAATGACGTCATCGCGGAAAAGTTCTGCCACATGTTCAACGCGGAAGCCGGCGCACTCGGCGCACTGTCGGGCGTGCAGGTCCGTCTGTTGACGGGGGAACGAGGCGTTTTCACGCCGGCGCAGATGGAGGAAGTGATCCAGCGGGGCGACAACGTGCACTATGGCAGGACGGCGCTGGTCGCCGTGGAGAACACCCACAACAAGTCCGGCGGATATCCGTGGCCCGTGGAAGCGCTGTCCCGGGTCGGCGAGTGCGGACGTTCAAACAACCTGCGCGTCCACATGGACGGCGCCAGGCTGTTCAACGCCTGCGCGGCGACGGGCCTGACCGCACAGACCTACACGCAGCACGTCGATACAGTATCCGTGTGCCTGTCCAAGGGCCTGGGCGCACCGGTCGGCAGCGTGCTGGCGGGTGACCAGGCCACGATTGACGCGGCGCGCTACTACCGGAAGATGCTCGGCGGCGGGATGCGCCAGGCGGGCGTCCTGGCAGCGGCCGGCCTCTACGCCATGGAGCACAACATCTCCCGGTTGTCCGAGGACCACGGCCATGCCACCCGGCTGGCGGAGGCGCTCGCCGACCTGGAGAACGTCGAGATCGACCTGGACGAGATCCACAGCAACATGATCTTCTTCAGCCTGCGGAACGGCCTCGACCCCTTCGAAGCCGTCGATCGCCTGTCTGAGGAGGGCGTGCGGATGCTCGCCATGAAACCCGGTATCATCCGTGCTGTTACGCACCTGGACGTAAGCGGCGAACATATCGACCGGGCCATCGAAGTCTGCAGGAAGGTGCTGACCCACGATTCCTGACCCGCCATGGCCGCTATCCTCCAACTTCATCCCGAACATCCTCAGAAACGGCATGTCGACCGGGTCGTCGAAGCCCTGCACCGGGGCAGCGTGATCGTGTATCCGACCGACACGGTCTATGGACTGGGCTGCGATATCTTCAATCGCAAGGCCATCAACCGGATTTACCAGATCAAGCAGGCCCCCGCCGGGAAGCCGCTCAGCTTCGTCTGTTCGGATCTGAAGGATCTCGCCCGGTACGCGAAGAACATCTCCAACGCGGCCTATCGCATGATGAATCGGCTGCTCCCTGGCCCCTACACCTTCATTCTGGAAGCTTCGAGAGACGTGCCGAAGTTCATGATCGGCAAGCGGCGTACGGTGGGCATCCGGGTGCCGGACAACCGGATATGCCTCGAAATCGTGCAGGCGCTTGGCCGGCCCGTGCTGAGTACCAGCATCGCGCCTTCC from Gemmatimonadota bacterium includes:
- a CDS encoding aminotransferase class I/II-fold pyridoxal phosphate-dependent enzyme is translated as MQIVELRSDTMTRPTPAMRRAMANAEVGDDCFGEDPSVNRLEEAMAALLGKEAGLFVTSGTQGNQLAVRSQTHHGNDVIAEKFCHMFNAEAGALGALSGVQVRLLTGERGVFTPAQMEEVIQRGDNVHYGRTALVAVENTHNKSGGYPWPVEALSRVGECGRSNNLRVHMDGARLFNACAATGLTAQTYTQHVDTVSVCLSKGLGAPVGSVLAGDQATIDAARYYRKMLGGGMRQAGVLAAAGLYAMEHNISRLSEDHGHATRLAEALADLENVEIDLDEIHSNMIFFSLRNGLDPFEAVDRLSEEGVRMLAMKPGIIRAVTHLDVSGEHIDRAIEVCRKVLTHDS
- a CDS encoding threonylcarbamoyl-AMP synthase, translating into MAAILQLHPEHPQKRHVDRVVEALHRGSVIVYPTDTVYGLGCDIFNRKAINRIYQIKQAPAGKPLSFVCSDLKDLARYAKNISNAAYRMMNRLLPGPYTFILEASRDVPKFMIGKRRTVGIRVPDNRICLEIVQALGRPVLSTSIAPSGIAASANGSDMNDADSIAARYGKVVDVIVDGGVIVPEPSTVVDLTGEEPEILRASAGEADLY
- a CDS encoding ATP-binding protein, with the translated sequence MGETRQDGAESGVTLELKIPSNPDLTAEVDRRIEDLTARVGFDQGTRGDIMIAVNEAVKNAILHGNGCDESKQVVISCKCNSELFRIHICDCGGGFDPESLPDPRNPDNLLKENGRGILMIKSLMDEVEFDITEHGTSVTLIKYGH